In a single window of the Phaeobacter sp. G2 genome:
- a CDS encoding glycosyltransferase, which translates to MKVMIVVTHLLGTGHLSRALTLGRAFQAAGDRVQIVSGGFPAPQLATSDIDLLQLPALRSDGVNFTQLLTPGGALADERYYHQRQSALCQALQLLQPDLLITELYPFGRRSLRHEFRALLQAAKVLPKPPKILASIRDILAPPSKPEKAVKADAVIAEFYDAVLVHSDPKATRLELSWPVSDLLAAKLHYTGFVAPAAAGPHPAAEGSGEILVSAGGGSVGDEIYQTALQAARLMPDTPWRLLVGGSDAKARIEKLSQTPSPAILEPARPDFRQMLTHVAASVSMCGYNTALDLLQAETPAVLIPFDAGKEVEQSLRAQSLTPLAGFEALRTAELTPERLIAAVEKARCAPRRSADQFQFDGARRAVEIAHDLVKAQV; encoded by the coding sequence ATGAAGGTCATGATCGTCGTCACCCATCTGCTTGGCACCGGGCATCTGTCGCGGGCGCTGACCCTGGGGCGCGCCTTTCAGGCTGCCGGCGATAGGGTGCAGATCGTCTCGGGCGGCTTCCCCGCGCCGCAGCTCGCCACCAGTGACATAGATCTGCTGCAACTGCCTGCCTTGCGCTCGGACGGGGTGAATTTCACCCAGCTTCTGACCCCCGGCGGAGCGCTGGCGGATGAGCGGTATTATCACCAGCGCCAGTCGGCCCTGTGCCAGGCCCTGCAACTCCTGCAGCCAGATCTGCTGATCACCGAGCTATATCCCTTTGGCCGTCGTTCCCTGCGCCATGAATTTCGTGCTCTGCTGCAGGCAGCCAAGGTGCTACCCAAGCCGCCAAAAATCCTTGCCTCGATCCGCGATATTCTGGCGCCGCCCTCAAAGCCGGAAAAAGCCGTCAAAGCAGATGCGGTGATCGCAGAGTTCTATGACGCTGTTCTAGTGCATTCCGACCCAAAGGCCACCCGGCTGGAGCTGAGCTGGCCGGTCTCTGACTTGCTGGCCGCCAAATTGCACTACACAGGATTTGTCGCCCCGGCTGCCGCCGGGCCACATCCTGCGGCCGAAGGCAGTGGCGAGATACTGGTCAGTGCTGGCGGCGGCAGTGTTGGCGATGAAATCTATCAGACAGCCCTACAGGCGGCGCGGTTGATGCCCGACACCCCCTGGCGCCTACTGGTGGGTGGCAGCGATGCCAAAGCCCGGATTGAAAAGCTGTCCCAAACCCCTTCGCCAGCGATACTGGAGCCCGCCCGCCCGGACTTTCGCCAGATGCTTACCCATGTGGCGGCCTCGGTCAGCATGTGCGGCTACAATACCGCGCTGGATCTGTTGCAGGCAGAAACACCTGCCGTGCTGATCCCCTTTGATGCCGGCAAAGAAGTAGAACAAAGCCTGCGCGCCCAAAGCCTGACACCGCTGGCAGGCTTTGAGGCTTTGCGCACCGCCGAACTGACCCCGGAGCGCCTGATTGCAGCCGTCGAAAAGGCGCGTTGCGCGCCGCGCCGCTCAGCCGATCAGTTTCAGTTTGACGGCGCCCGGCGTGCGGTAGAGATTGCCCATGATCTGGTCAAAGCACAGGTATGA
- a CDS encoding DUF1045 domain-containing protein → MTFTRYAIYYAPPAAADWSVFATQWLGWDMAAGQVAAQPEISGLDLAGITAVPRKYGLHATLKPPMRLAEGYSLADLQQACTALAASQAPVVLEGLHLARLGRFLALRVSGDETALGRLAAACVRDLDGLRAPAPQTELEKRRAAGLTPAQEANLVTWGYPYVLEQFRFHLTLTGKLPKAELPAVEAALEAHLMPLLPRPLAISDIALVGEDSDGSFHLIHRYALSGTAVE, encoded by the coding sequence GTGACATTCACGCGATATGCGATCTATTACGCGCCCCCGGCCGCAGCCGATTGGAGCGTCTTTGCAACCCAGTGGCTGGGCTGGGATATGGCGGCTGGGCAGGTCGCTGCCCAACCGGAAATTTCTGGCCTGGATCTGGCGGGCATCACTGCAGTGCCGCGTAAATACGGACTGCATGCAACGCTGAAGCCGCCGATGCGGCTGGCCGAGGGCTACAGCCTGGCCGACCTGCAACAGGCCTGCACGGCCCTGGCGGCCAGCCAGGCTCCGGTCGTGTTGGAGGGGCTGCATCTGGCCCGCCTGGGGCGTTTTCTGGCTCTGCGTGTCAGCGGCGATGAAACCGCCCTTGGCAGGCTTGCGGCGGCCTGCGTCCGGGATCTGGACGGCTTGCGTGCGCCCGCGCCGCAGACCGAGCTGGAAAAGCGCCGTGCGGCGGGGCTCACCCCTGCGCAAGAGGCCAATCTGGTGACCTGGGGCTATCCTTACGTGCTGGAGCAGTTCCGCTTTCACCTCACCCTTACTGGCAAGCTTCCCAAAGCGGAGCTGCCGGCTGTAGAGGCCGCCCTTGAGGCACATTTGATGCCCTTGTTGCCCCGGCCATTGGCGATCAGCGATATCGCACTTGTGGGCGAAGACAGCGATGGCAGCTTTCATCTGATCCACCGCTACGCCCTCTCTGGCACAGCGGTAGAATAG
- a CDS encoding class I SAM-dependent methyltransferase, which yields MSRLDSMLRRFTAQRDGLNWAAAEIAGVAGDVLDMGLGNGRTYDHLREILPDRRVWVIDRVLQCHPSCVPPEADFLQGEAVPMLERLKSEGHKIVLAHYDFGFGVKEQDVAEAAAMSPVIASVMAKGGIVVSGQPLVGFEELKGPEGIPEGRYLFYRA from the coding sequence ATGAGCCGATTGGATTCTATGCTGCGCCGTTTTACCGCCCAGCGCGACGGGCTGAACTGGGCTGCGGCAGAAATCGCAGGGGTTGCTGGCGATGTGCTGGACATGGGGCTGGGCAATGGCCGCACCTATGACCACCTGCGGGAAATCCTGCCCGACCGCCGGGTCTGGGTCATTGACCGGGTCCTGCAGTGCCATCCCTCCTGTGTGCCCCCCGAAGCAGACTTTTTGCAGGGCGAGGCGGTTCCGATGCTGGAACGTCTCAAATCCGAGGGCCACAAAATTGTCCTGGCCCACTATGACTTTGGCTTTGGCGTCAAGGAACAGGATGTGGCAGAGGCCGCAGCCATGTCGCCGGTGATCGCCTCTGTCATGGCCAAGGGTGGCATCGTGGTGTCAGGTCAGCCCCTGGTCGGTTTTGAAGAACTCAAAGGCCCCGAAGGCATCCCCGAAGGGCGTTACCTATTTTATCGCGCCTGA
- a CDS encoding carbon-phosphorus lyase complex subunit PhnI: MYVAVKGGERAIDNAHAWLAEERRGDTGVAELSLAQIREQMSLAVNRVMAEGSLYDPDLAALAIKQSRGDLIEAIFLIRAYRTTLPRFGYSEAVDTGVMACDRRISATFKDAPGGQVLGPTFDYTHRLLDFKLAADGEVPQAATAPPRMETTPHITEFLQGEDIIEREPSSEAVPGDLTREPMSFPAGRAVRLQSLARGDEGFILGMAYSTQRGYARNHAFVGELRIGKVPVEMEIPELGFAIEIGEVELTECETVNQFKGSKTVPPQFTRGYGLVFGQSERKSIAMALVDRALRWEELGEDNLGAAAQDEEFVLSHSDNIQATGFLEHIKLPHYVDFQSELELVRKLRREAQELADQMAAQEAAE, translated from the coding sequence ATGTATGTAGCCGTAAAGGGTGGCGAACGCGCCATCGACAATGCCCATGCCTGGCTCGCCGAAGAGCGTCGCGGTGATACCGGTGTTGCGGAACTCAGCCTGGCGCAGATCCGCGAACAGATGAGCCTCGCCGTCAATCGCGTCATGGCCGAGGGGTCGTTGTATGATCCGGATCTGGCAGCCCTGGCGATCAAGCAGTCGCGCGGGGATCTGATCGAGGCGATCTTTCTGATCCGCGCCTATCGCACCACCTTGCCGCGCTTTGGCTATAGCGAAGCGGTGGATACCGGTGTCATGGCCTGTGATCGCCGCATCTCGGCCACCTTCAAGGATGCACCTGGTGGGCAGGTGCTGGGGCCAACCTTTGACTACACCCATCGTTTGCTGGATTTCAAACTGGCCGCAGATGGTGAGGTGCCGCAGGCCGCAACCGCGCCGCCGCGTATGGAAACAACCCCGCATATCACCGAATTCCTGCAGGGGGAGGATATCATTGAGCGCGAGCCAAGCTCAGAAGCCGTGCCCGGTGATCTGACCCGCGAACCGATGAGCTTTCCGGCGGGGCGCGCCGTACGCCTGCAGTCACTGGCACGCGGCGATGAGGGCTTTATCCTCGGCATGGCCTATTCCACCCAGCGCGGCTATGCGCGCAACCATGCCTTTGTTGGCGAGCTGCGCATTGGCAAGGTGCCGGTGGAGATGGAGATCCCCGAGCTGGGTTTTGCGATCGAGATCGGCGAGGTAGAGCTGACCGAATGTGAGACGGTGAACCAGTTCAAGGGTTCCAAAACCGTGCCGCCGCAGTTCACCCGTGGCTATGGTCTGGTCTTTGGCCAGTCAGAGCGCAAAAGCATCGCCATGGCGCTGGTCGACCGGGCGTTGCGCTGGGAAGAACTGGGCGAAGACAACCTAGGTGCGGCCGCGCAGGATGAGGAATTTGTCCTCAGCCACTCCGACAATATTCAGGCAACGGGTTTCCTGGAGCACATCAAGCTGCCGCATTACGTGGATTTCCAGTCAGAGCTGGAACTGGTGCGCAAACTGCGCCGCGAGGCGCAGGAGCTGGCGGATCAGATGGCCGCACAGGAGGCGGCGGAATGA
- a CDS encoding alpha-D-ribose 1-methylphosphonate 5-triphosphate diphosphatase, which translates to MTDEMILANATLVLPSETLRGQVKLLGGEIADIAEGTSVPQGAVDCEGDYLCPGLVELHTDNLERHIQPRPSVDWPHAAAIMAHDAELAGTGITTVFDAMRVGSVSRKESRYGSYARGLANELLELRAADALKISHFLHLRAEVCSDTLVEELAEFGEADRVGLVSLMDHTPGQRQFRDISKLEAYVKGKHGFNDAEFAAHVAHLKALRDSHGDLHEVEAVKAARRFGAVLASHDDTTAEQVATSAQHGIHLAEFPTTVEAARACHSHGIKVMMGAPNLIRGGSHSGNVAARELADLELLDIISSDYVPAALLMSAVKLGEIWGDMARGLSTVTQAPADAVELSDRGRIEVGKRADLIRFKLIDNTPALRGTWARGQRVA; encoded by the coding sequence ATGACAGATGAAATGATCCTTGCCAATGCCACCCTTGTGCTGCCCAGTGAAACACTGCGCGGCCAGGTTAAACTCCTGGGCGGAGAGATTGCGGATATTGCTGAGGGGACTTCTGTACCCCAGGGCGCAGTGGACTGTGAGGGCGACTATCTTTGCCCCGGTCTGGTTGAATTGCACACGGATAATCTGGAGCGCCATATCCAGCCGCGTCCCTCGGTTGACTGGCCCCATGCGGCCGCCATCATGGCCCATGATGCGGAACTGGCAGGCACCGGGATCACCACCGTTTTTGACGCCATGCGGGTTGGGTCGGTCAGCCGCAAAGAGAGCCGGTATGGCTCTTATGCGCGTGGGCTGGCGAATGAGCTTCTGGAGCTACGGGCAGCAGATGCGCTGAAGATCTCACATTTCCTGCACCTGCGGGCAGAGGTCTGTTCGGATACTTTGGTCGAAGAGCTGGCAGAGTTTGGCGAGGCGGACCGGGTTGGCCTGGTCTCTTTGATGGATCACACGCCGGGGCAGCGCCAGTTTCGTGACATTTCCAAGCTGGAGGCCTATGTCAAAGGCAAGCACGGGTTTAACGACGCAGAGTTTGCGGCGCATGTTGCCCATCTGAAAGCCCTGCGCGACAGCCATGGGGATCTGCATGAGGTCGAGGCGGTCAAAGCCGCCCGCCGCTTTGGCGCGGTGTTGGCCAGCCATGACGACACCACAGCTGAGCAGGTGGCCACCTCGGCCCAGCATGGCATCCATCTGGCCGAATTCCCCACTACAGTCGAGGCGGCACGGGCCTGCCACAGCCATGGCATCAAGGTGATGATGGGGGCCCCCAACCTGATCCGGGGCGGCTCGCATTCAGGCAATGTGGCCGCACGGGAACTGGCTGATCTGGAACTGCTGGATATCATCTCGTCAGACTACGTACCGGCCGCGCTGTTGATGTCGGCGGTCAAGCTGGGCGAGATCTGGGGCGATATGGCACGCGGATTGTCTACTGTCACCCAGGCACCAGCGGATGCGGTTGAGCTGTCTGACCGGGGCCGTATTGAGGTGGGTAAACGGGCGGATCTGATCCGGTTCAAGCTAATCGACAACACCCCGGCGCTGCGCGGCACCTGGGCGCGGGGGCAACGGGTGGCCTAA
- the phnL gene encoding phosphonate C-P lyase system protein PhnL — MIELENVSKSFTLHNQGSAVIPVMERVNLAVAAGECVGLVGASGAGKSTLMRVIYGNYLAASGRVMVGDLDVAQAEPRQIIALRRETLGYVSQFLRVVPRVAALDVVAEPLLSVGTPIEAAREKAASLLAELNIPERLWSLSPTTFSGGEQQRVNIARGFAYDYPALLLDEPTASLDAKNRATVLRLIEGAKSRGAAIIGIFHDEAARDQVCDSFIDVSAFSPQVAA, encoded by the coding sequence ATGATTGAACTTGAAAATGTGAGCAAGAGCTTCACCCTGCACAATCAGGGCAGCGCGGTGATCCCGGTGATGGAGCGGGTCAACCTGGCCGTCGCTGCCGGGGAATGTGTCGGATTGGTTGGCGCGTCGGGGGCGGGGAAATCCACTCTGATGCGCGTGATCTATGGCAACTACCTGGCGGCCTCGGGGCGGGTCATGGTGGGGGATCTGGATGTGGCTCAGGCCGAGCCGCGCCAGATCATCGCTCTGCGCCGTGAAACCCTGGGCTATGTCAGTCAGTTCCTGCGGGTGGTGCCCCGGGTGGCGGCACTCGATGTGGTGGCCGAGCCGCTGTTGTCGGTTGGCACCCCGATTGAGGCCGCGCGGGAAAAGGCCGCCAGTCTGTTGGCAGAGCTGAATATTCCAGAGCGGCTCTGGTCGTTGAGCCCGACAACCTTTTCCGGCGGCGAGCAGCAGCGGGTGAACATTGCCCGGGGCTTTGCCTATGACTATCCGGCGCTGCTGCTGGATGAGCCCACTGCCAGTCTGGATGCCAAGAACCGTGCCACGGTGCTGCGGCTCATTGAGGGCGCCAAGTCACGCGGGGCGGCCATTATCGGCATTTTCCATGATGAGGCTGCCCGCGACCAGGTCTGCGACAGCTTTATCGATGTATCGGCGTTTTCGCCGCAGGTGGCAGCATGA
- the phnK gene encoding phosphonate C-P lyase system protein PhnK, giving the protein MTPLLQVNALTKMYGPRIGCKDVSFDLYPGEVMGIVGESGSGKSTLLNAMAGHHPPDRGEVVFDTRADGPVDTLKMSEPERRMLGRTDWAFVHQHARDGLRMSVSAGGNIGERLMAVGGRHYGEIRTQAADWLGRVEISDSRIDDRPSAFSGGMQQRLQIARNLVTGPRLVFMDEPTGGLDVSVQARLLDLLRSLVREMGLSAIIVTHDLAVVRLLADRLMVMKDGHVVESGLTDQVLDDPQHAYTQLLVSSVLQV; this is encoded by the coding sequence ATGACACCGCTGTTGCAGGTGAACGCCCTGACAAAAATGTACGGACCCCGCATTGGCTGCAAGGATGTCAGCTTTGATCTCTACCCCGGTGAGGTCATGGGCATCGTTGGCGAAAGCGGGTCTGGCAAATCGACGCTGTTGAATGCCATGGCAGGCCATCACCCGCCGGATCGCGGCGAAGTGGTTTTTGACACCCGCGCCGATGGGCCGGTGGACACGTTGAAAATGTCAGAGCCAGAGCGCCGCATGCTGGGCCGCACCGACTGGGCCTTTGTGCATCAGCATGCCCGTGATGGGCTGCGCATGTCGGTTTCGGCTGGCGGCAACATTGGCGAGCGGCTGATGGCCGTGGGCGGGCGTCACTATGGCGAGATCCGCACCCAGGCTGCCGACTGGCTGGGCCGGGTGGAAATCAGCGACAGCCGTATTGATGACCGGCCCTCGGCCTTTTCCGGCGGTATGCAGCAGCGGCTGCAAATTGCCCGCAATCTGGTCACCGGTCCGCGGCTGGTGTTTATGGATGAACCCACAGGTGGTCTGGATGTGTCGGTGCAGGCACGGCTGCTGGATCTGCTGCGCAGCCTGGTGCGCGAAATGGGGTTGAGTGCCATCATTGTGACCCATGATTTGGCCGTTGTGCGCCTGCTGGCGGATCGGTTGATGGTGATGAAGGATGGTCATGTGGTTGAAAGTGGCCTCACCGATCAGGTGCTGGATGACCCACAACATGCCTATACCCAGCTCTTGGTTTCCTCGGTGCTGCAGGTCTGA
- the phnN gene encoding phosphonate metabolism protein/1,5-bisphosphokinase (PRPP-forming) PhnN has translation MTEASAMGPVIAVVGPSGVGKDSLMEALAAADQNLCLMRRVVTRAPEAGGEDYDAVSESAFSKLVADGHFALHWPAHGLHYGIPHQIEALRAAGRGVLVNLSRAVLLQAQEVFGDFIVLSVTARPEVLAERLTQRGREDSAEVQRRLARARQPLPAGLRRLHQIDNSGDLQQAVAAARAAIYSTAVPERA, from the coding sequence ATGACAGAGGCCTCTGCAATGGGGCCGGTGATCGCTGTCGTTGGGCCTTCGGGCGTGGGCAAAGACAGTCTGATGGAGGCCTTGGCTGCTGCGGATCAAAACCTCTGCCTGATGCGCCGGGTGGTGACCCGCGCGCCAGAGGCCGGCGGCGAGGACTACGATGCGGTGAGCGAAAGCGCGTTCAGCAAGCTGGTGGCGGATGGGCATTTTGCCCTGCATTGGCCTGCCCATGGGCTGCACTATGGCATCCCGCATCAGATCGAGGCGCTGCGGGCTGCGGGCAGGGGCGTGCTGGTCAATCTCTCGCGTGCGGTGTTGCTTCAGGCGCAAGAGGTTTTTGGCGATTTCATTGTTCTTTCTGTAACCGCCCGCCCGGAGGTTCTGGCAGAACGTTTGACACAGCGCGGGCGCGAGGACAGCGCCGAGGTTCAACGTCGCCTTGCCCGCGCACGCCAACCGCTGCCTGCGGGGCTACGGCGGCTGCACCAGATCGACAACAGTGGAGATCTGCAACAGGCAGTCGCAGCGGCACGTGCGGCGATCTATTCTACCGCTGTGCCAGAGAGGGCGTAG
- a CDS encoding alpha-D-ribose 1-methylphosphonate 5-phosphate C-P-lyase PhnJ yields the protein MSDYNFAYLDEQTKRMIRRAILKGLAVPGYQVPFASREMPMPYGWGTGGVQVSAATLTPDDTLKVIDQGADDTTNAVSIRKFFERTAGVATTEETAKASVIQTRHRIPEAELTEDQILVYQVPIPEPLRFLEPRETETRKMHSLEEYGLMHVKLYEDISQHGDIATSYAYPVKVEDRYVMDPSPIPKFDNPKLEMAAIQLFGAGREQRIYAVPPYTRVVSLDFEDYPFEATKADHPCDLCNSEDSYLDEVILDDAGSRMFVCSDTDYCRARRAEGHVGRLGETEGEAA from the coding sequence ATGTCTGACTACAACTTTGCCTATTTGGACGAACAAACCAAGCGGATGATCCGTCGGGCTATTTTGAAAGGTCTGGCAGTGCCTGGCTATCAGGTGCCCTTTGCCAGCCGTGAAATGCCGATGCCCTATGGCTGGGGCACTGGCGGCGTGCAGGTCTCAGCGGCAACGCTGACGCCGGATGATACGCTCAAGGTGATCGACCAGGGTGCCGATGACACCACCAATGCGGTGTCGATCCGCAAGTTCTTTGAACGCACCGCCGGGGTCGCCACCACTGAGGAAACCGCCAAGGCCAGCGTCATCCAGACCCGCCACCGGATCCCCGAGGCCGAGCTCACTGAGGATCAGATCCTGGTCTATCAGGTGCCAATCCCGGAACCGCTGCGCTTTTTGGAACCGCGCGAGACGGAAACGCGCAAGATGCACAGTCTTGAGGAATATGGCCTGATGCATGTGAAACTATACGAGGATATCAGCCAGCACGGCGATATTGCCACTTCCTACGCCTATCCGGTCAAGGTCGAAGACCGCTATGTGATGGATCCTTCGCCTATTCCAAAATTCGACAATCCCAAGCTGGAGATGGCAGCGATCCAGCTGTTTGGCGCAGGGCGCGAGCAGCGCATCTACGCGGTGCCGCCGTATACACGTGTGGTCAGCCTCGATTTTGAAGACTACCCCTTTGAAGCCACCAAAGCTGATCATCCCTGTGATCTCTGCAATTCAGAGGACAGCTATTTGGATGAGGTGATCCTGGATGATGCGGGCAGTCGAATGTTTGTCTGCTCTGACACCGATTACTGCCGCGCACGGCGCGCCGAAGGCCATGTGGGGCGTTTGGGCGAAACCGAAGGGGAGGCTGCGTGA
- a CDS encoding amidohydrolase family protein, translating to MACITSNATALELPNPAAKFCTEQGGAYFLVEDTAGQRGICTLADGSEVDAWAYFREQHASVEERSLIADRIWLGGPILTMNDDAMRVEALAEKDGEIIGVGDAGDVMALQGAETEIIDLAGRTMIPGFVDAHGHVFMIGIQALSANMLPAPDGTVNDIPTLQQVLRDFAEAQPERVGAAGLILGFGYDDAQLAEQRHPTRDELDAVSTDIPVYVVHQSGHLGVANSKALELAGITADTPDPAGGVIRRREGSSEPNGVLEENAATVVIGGLLGGLDQQANRAIFRAGVELISSFGYTTAQEGRSIPAVANLMQAVATEEGLDIDVVTYPDVLVDRDYIRANHSRNYTDRFRVGGAKLTIDGSPQGFTALRDRPYYNPPEGFRADYAGYASASNNQVFDAIDWAFENDVQILVHANGEGASDILIGAIDTATQTHGPADRRPVLIHGQFMREDQVDAYNRLDVFPSLFPMHTFYWGDWHRDRTVGPVAADNISPTGWVRERGMMFSSHHDAPVAFPDSMRILDATVTRRSRSNDIIGPAQRVDVLTALKSLTIWPAYQHFEEGRKGSLEVGKLADLVILSKDPTAIDPETLDTIVVLETIKEGDTIYEASQREGRLNYRPRNDGTDPYADFLRIFTVSHEMQGAPRSFSAMRPSLFATAPHSGACIARTLSDIMTASLVTESSGKE from the coding sequence GTGGCCTGTATTACAAGCAATGCAACCGCTTTGGAGCTCCCCAACCCAGCCGCTAAATTTTGCACTGAACAAGGCGGGGCATATTTCCTCGTAGAGGATACCGCTGGCCAACGCGGGATTTGCACCCTCGCCGACGGCAGTGAGGTCGACGCTTGGGCGTATTTCCGGGAGCAACATGCCTCTGTTGAGGAACGCAGTCTGATTGCCGACCGCATTTGGCTGGGCGGCCCAATCCTGACCATGAACGATGATGCGATGCGCGTTGAAGCCTTGGCAGAAAAAGACGGCGAGATTATCGGCGTTGGTGACGCGGGCGACGTAATGGCCCTTCAGGGCGCTGAGACTGAGATCATTGATCTGGCAGGCCGCACCATGATCCCCGGTTTCGTGGATGCCCACGGCCATGTGTTCATGATCGGCATTCAGGCGCTGTCGGCCAACATGCTGCCCGCGCCTGATGGCACGGTGAATGACATCCCCACGTTACAGCAGGTGCTGCGCGACTTTGCCGAAGCCCAACCCGAGCGTGTCGGTGCCGCAGGGCTGATCCTTGGCTTCGGCTATGACGACGCACAGCTTGCCGAGCAGCGTCACCCGACGCGGGACGAACTTGACGCTGTCTCAACCGACATACCGGTCTATGTCGTTCACCAGTCCGGTCACCTTGGCGTTGCGAACTCCAAGGCGCTGGAACTGGCGGGCATCACCGCTGACACGCCAGACCCCGCAGGCGGTGTGATCCGGCGGCGCGAAGGCAGCTCCGAGCCCAACGGTGTGCTGGAAGAAAACGCGGCAACTGTTGTGATTGGCGGCTTGCTGGGCGGACTGGATCAACAGGCCAACCGCGCGATTTTCCGCGCTGGCGTCGAATTGATCTCCTCTTTCGGATACACTACAGCGCAGGAAGGGCGCTCGATCCCCGCTGTGGCAAACCTGATGCAGGCGGTAGCCACCGAGGAAGGGCTGGACATAGATGTGGTGACCTATCCCGATGTGTTGGTGGACCGCGACTATATTCGGGCGAACCACTCCCGCAACTATACAGACCGTTTCCGCGTCGGAGGCGCAAAGCTGACCATCGACGGCTCGCCGCAGGGCTTCACTGCGCTGCGCGACCGCCCGTATTACAACCCACCCGAAGGATTTCGGGCTGACTATGCAGGCTATGCATCGGCATCGAATAACCAGGTCTTTGACGCCATCGATTGGGCATTCGAAAACGATGTTCAAATCCTTGTACACGCCAATGGTGAGGGCGCGTCGGATATTTTGATCGGCGCCATCGACACCGCGACGCAAACGCACGGGCCAGCCGACCGTCGGCCGGTTCTGATCCACGGTCAGTTCATGCGCGAAGATCAGGTGGATGCCTATAACCGACTGGATGTTTTCCCGTCCTTGTTTCCCATGCACACTTTCTATTGGGGCGATTGGCACCGTGATCGCACGGTTGGTCCCGTGGCAGCGGATAACATCTCGCCCACCGGATGGGTTCGCGAACGTGGCATGATGTTTTCAAGTCACCATGATGCGCCTGTGGCTTTTCCCGACAGTATGCGCATTCTTGATGCCACCGTGACCCGTCGGTCGCGCTCAAACGACATCATCGGTCCGGCGCAGCGGGTCGATGTGCTGACGGCACTCAAATCCCTAACGATTTGGCCCGCGTATCAGCATTTCGAAGAGGGTCGCAAAGGATCGCTAGAGGTTGGGAAACTTGCCGATCTGGTTATTCTGTCCAAGGACCCCACAGCGATTGACCCCGAAACGCTCGATACCATCGTGGTGCTGGAAACGATCAAGGAAGGCGATACAATCTATGAAGCCAGTCAGCGCGAGGGGCGTCTAAACTATCGCCCCCGCAACGACGGCACGGACCCTTATGCCGATTTTCTGCGCATCTTCACCGTGTCACACGAAATGCAGGGCGCCCCAAGATCGTTCAGTGCAATGCGTCCTTCACTTTTCGCGACCGCACCGCACTCCGGTGCCTGTATAGCGCGCACTTTGAGCGATATCATGACCGCCTCGCTTGTGACGGAAAGCTCTGGCAAAGAGTAG
- a CDS encoding polysaccharide deacetylase family protein: MTADWSPLDAELAKWQAEGLQLPLWWRDDDAIAPTTQLDQLSAVSQKLGLPVHLAVIPETAQSALASYVAQHPQLIPVVHGWAHQNQAPEGQKKCEFPDQRPAQVALGEIQQGLARLQALFGPRLLPMFVPPWNRIALDLVPALADLGFAALSTFTPRPSPLAAPGLAQINTHLDPIDWKGSRSLAAPERLIAQICDQLRARRKGMADTREPYGILTHHLVHDAAIWEFTEALIARLMQGPGQVWKFDTKDDLK; the protein is encoded by the coding sequence ATGACCGCCGATTGGAGCCCGCTTGATGCCGAACTGGCCAAATGGCAGGCCGAGGGGCTGCAGCTGCCCCTGTGGTGGCGCGACGACGATGCCATTGCGCCAACCACGCAATTGGACCAGCTGAGTGCGGTGTCGCAAAAACTGGGGCTGCCGGTCCATCTGGCGGTGATCCCCGAGACGGCGCAATCCGCACTGGCCTCCTACGTGGCGCAGCATCCTCAGCTCATTCCCGTTGTGCATGGCTGGGCCCACCAGAACCAGGCGCCCGAGGGTCAAAAGAAATGTGAATTCCCGGACCAGCGCCCGGCGCAGGTGGCACTTGGCGAGATACAGCAGGGACTGGCCCGCTTGCAGGCGCTGTTTGGCCCCCGGCTGCTGCCGATGTTTGTGCCGCCCTGGAACCGGATTGCCCTGGATCTGGTGCCCGCGCTCGCGGATCTGGGCTTTGCCGCCCTGTCGACCTTTACCCCGCGCCCAAGCCCCCTGGCTGCGCCTGGGCTGGCGCAGATCAATACCCATCTGGACCCAATCGACTGGAAAGGCAGCCGATCACTGGCCGCGCCAGAGCGATTGATCGCGCAGATCTGCGACCAGCTGCGCGCGCGCCGCAAAGGCATGGCAGACACCCGCGAGCCCTATGGTATCCTCACCCATCACCTGGTGCATGATGCGGCCATCTGGGAGTTCACCGAGGCGCTGATAGCGCGCCTGATGCAGGGGCCGGGACAGGTCTGGAAATTTGACACAAAGGACGATCTGAAATGA